The proteins below are encoded in one region of Amycolatopsis acidiphila:
- a CDS encoding SPFH domain-containing protein, producing the protein MFGYHVPAPDQAMLISGGKGSMGDSPFRVVTGHGSFAMPFFRKVRFLTLAMCEAEVAEACVTKQGIALNVRAVIAFKVGNDEESIVNAGQRFLSDQDQMSVLTGRIFAGHLRSIIGSMTVEEIVTERQKLATEVLDGSKAEMGKIGLTVDSLQIQSIDDMKLGYIAAMAAPHNAAIQRQAQIAQAQANQAAAEAEQESQRRQAEYARQTAVVQAQYKAEVDRAQAEASQAGPLAQAQAQREVIAMQTELAQREAELRQQQLVAEVVKPADAEAERVRILAQAEAEKIRVQAEAAASNNRVALDRMVIDQLPQIVKEAARGLSGANVNILNGADGLGELASGLVGQGLAILDSVKKGLSDRPANQQLTEGE; encoded by the coding sequence ATGTTCGGCTATCACGTTCCGGCGCCCGATCAGGCGATGCTGATCTCGGGCGGCAAGGGGAGCATGGGGGACAGTCCGTTCCGGGTCGTGACCGGGCACGGAAGCTTCGCCATGCCGTTCTTTCGAAAGGTCCGGTTCCTCACGCTCGCCATGTGTGAGGCCGAGGTGGCCGAGGCGTGCGTGACGAAACAGGGCATCGCGCTCAACGTGCGCGCGGTGATCGCGTTCAAGGTCGGCAACGACGAGGAGAGCATCGTCAACGCCGGACAGCGCTTTCTGTCCGATCAGGACCAGATGTCGGTGCTGACCGGACGGATCTTCGCCGGGCACCTGCGCTCGATCATCGGGTCGATGACGGTCGAGGAGATCGTGACCGAGCGGCAGAAGCTCGCCACCGAGGTGCTCGATGGGTCGAAGGCCGAGATGGGGAAGATCGGGCTGACCGTGGACTCGCTGCAGATCCAGTCGATCGACGACATGAAGCTCGGCTACATCGCCGCGATGGCGGCCCCGCACAACGCGGCCATCCAGCGGCAGGCGCAGATCGCGCAGGCGCAGGCCAACCAGGCCGCGGCCGAGGCGGAGCAGGAGTCGCAGCGGCGGCAGGCCGAGTACGCGCGCCAGACCGCGGTCGTGCAGGCGCAGTACAAGGCGGAGGTCGACCGGGCGCAGGCCGAGGCGTCGCAGGCCGGGCCGCTCGCGCAGGCGCAGGCCCAGCGTGAGGTGATCGCGATGCAGACGGAACTGGCCCAGCGCGAGGCCGAGCTGCGCCAGCAGCAGCTCGTGGCCGAGGTCGTCAAGCCCGCCGACGCGGAGGCGGAGCGGGTGCGGATCCTGGCGCAGGCGGAGGCGGAGAAGATCCGTGTCCAGGCCGAAGCCGCCGCGTCGAACAACCGGGTCGCGCTCGACCGGATGGTCATCGACCAGCTGCCGCAGATCGTCAAGGAGGCGGCGCGCGGCCTGTCCGGGGCGAACGTCAACATCCTCAACGGCGCCGACGGGCTGGGCGAGCTGGCGTCCGGCCTGGTCGGCCAGGGTCTCGCCATCCTCGACTCGGTGAAGAAGGGTCTCAGCGACCGGCCCGCGAACCAGCAGCTGACCGAGGGC
- a CDS encoding aminotransferase family protein: protein METALWHPFSDMAAVREGEFVLDRGEDVWVYDTDGNRYLDATASLWYVNVGHGRREIADAAAEQMRKLAGYSIFGDFANEPARAIANRIAGLAPLPDAKVFLTTGGGEAIDSAVKIARRYHDAQGEPGRVHVISRAQSYHGTNGIGTGIAGIEANRSGFGEILPSSSRVRYDSVDALREEILRVGPENVAAFLFEPVIGAGGVLPPPEGYLRGVIEVCHEYGVLAIADAVICGFGRLGTWFGVERWDAEPDLITFAKGVTSGYLPLGGVVAHGRVAEPFWERGGNALRHGATYSGHPAACAAGLVNIDLLERDGLVERGRTMEGVLAEALAPLAEHSLVAEVRAGIGLLGAVELDPELLRRLPSAVNDLQMLVRQRGVLLRPLGKALAVSPPLTIQTEQLREIGEAFAGGLDELALKL from the coding sequence ATGGAGACAGCACTGTGGCACCCGTTCTCGGACATGGCGGCCGTGCGGGAGGGCGAGTTCGTCCTCGACCGCGGCGAGGACGTGTGGGTCTACGACACCGACGGCAACCGTTACCTCGACGCCACAGCCAGCCTCTGGTACGTCAACGTGGGGCACGGCCGCCGCGAGATCGCCGACGCCGCGGCCGAGCAGATGCGCAAGCTCGCCGGTTACTCGATCTTCGGCGACTTCGCGAACGAGCCCGCCCGCGCGATCGCGAACCGGATCGCCGGTCTCGCGCCGCTGCCCGACGCGAAGGTCTTCCTGACCACCGGTGGCGGCGAGGCCATCGACTCCGCGGTGAAGATCGCCCGCCGCTACCACGACGCGCAGGGCGAGCCCGGCCGCGTGCACGTGATCAGCCGCGCGCAGTCCTACCACGGCACCAACGGGATCGGCACCGGTATCGCAGGTATCGAGGCCAACCGCAGCGGGTTCGGCGAGATCCTGCCGTCGTCCTCCCGGGTGCGGTACGACTCGGTCGACGCGCTGCGCGAGGAGATCCTGCGGGTCGGGCCGGAGAACGTCGCGGCCTTCCTGTTCGAGCCGGTGATCGGTGCCGGTGGCGTGCTCCCGCCGCCGGAGGGTTACCTGCGGGGCGTGATCGAGGTCTGCCACGAGTACGGCGTGCTCGCCATCGCGGACGCGGTGATCTGCGGGTTCGGCCGCCTCGGCACCTGGTTCGGCGTCGAGCGCTGGGACGCCGAGCCCGACCTGATCACCTTCGCCAAGGGCGTGACGAGCGGGTACCTGCCGCTCGGCGGCGTCGTGGCGCACGGCCGGGTCGCGGAGCCGTTCTGGGAGCGGGGCGGCAACGCGCTGCGCCACGGCGCGACGTACTCGGGTCACCCAGCTGCCTGCGCCGCCGGGTTGGTCAACATCGACCTGCTGGAGCGCGATGGGCTTGTCGAGCGCGGCCGGACCATGGAGGGCGTGCTGGCCGAGGCGCTGGCGCCGCTCGCGGAGCACTCGCTGGTCGCCGAGGTCCGGGCGGGGATCGGGCTCCTCGGTGCCGTGGAGCTGGATCCCGAGCTGCTGCGGCGGCTGCCCTCGGCGGTGAACGACCTGCAAATGCTGGTACGGCAGCGGGGTGTGCTGCTGCGCCCGCTCGGCAAGGCGCTGGCGGTGTCGCCGCCGCTGACCATCCAGACCGAGCAGCTGCGGGAGATCGGCGAGGCCTTCGCCGGCGGGCTGGACGAGCTGGCGCTCAAGCTGTGA
- a CDS encoding FAD-binding oxidoreductase, translated as MIEADYVTTDPDVLEAYRSDRAGFVVAGRPAALARPRSTAEVARVLEFAHEHRIPVVPQGARTGMSGGATAVEGAILLSLERMDRILAIDELNHTATVEPGVINAVLSAAVAEKGLFYPPDPGSWQISTIGGNVATNAGGLCCVKYGVTSDFVRELEVVLADGRILRTGRRTAKGVAGYDLVRLFTGSEGTLGVVTEVTVALRSAAERPLTALAFFATPAAACGVVGDYLSSGRRPSVLEFMDSATVDAVSAYRDLGFPDDVGAVLIAQSDRGPAAHDDLDAFAKVAREHGATEVFVATDQAEADLLIEARRLVGDAVGELGDQLVDDVCVPRSRLAELVEGIAAIGHEHGVRIPCCGHAGDGNMHPTVVFDAADPDSVRRGQAAFDAIMQLGLRLGGTITGEHGIGTLKQPWLETELGEVGLSVHQAVKQAFDPRGILNPGKVLRRPPC; from the coding sequence TCGCGCTGGGTTCGTCGTCGCCGGACGACCCGCCGCGCTCGCCCGGCCGCGGTCGACCGCCGAGGTCGCCCGCGTCCTGGAGTTCGCGCACGAGCACCGGATCCCCGTCGTCCCGCAGGGCGCGCGCACCGGCATGTCCGGCGGGGCCACCGCGGTCGAGGGCGCGATCCTGCTGTCACTGGAGCGGATGGACCGGATCCTCGCGATCGACGAGCTCAACCACACCGCCACCGTCGAGCCCGGCGTGATCAACGCAGTGCTGTCCGCGGCCGTCGCCGAGAAGGGCCTGTTCTACCCGCCCGACCCCGGGTCATGGCAGATCTCGACCATCGGCGGCAACGTGGCCACCAACGCGGGCGGCCTGTGCTGCGTGAAGTACGGCGTGACCAGCGACTTCGTCCGGGAGCTGGAGGTCGTGCTGGCGGACGGGCGGATCCTGCGCACCGGCCGCCGCACCGCGAAGGGGGTCGCCGGGTACGACCTCGTACGGCTGTTCACCGGCTCCGAGGGCACCCTCGGCGTCGTCACCGAGGTCACCGTCGCGCTGCGGTCCGCGGCGGAGAGACCGTTGACCGCGCTCGCCTTCTTCGCCACCCCGGCCGCCGCGTGCGGGGTGGTCGGCGACTACCTGAGCAGCGGGCGGCGGCCGTCGGTGCTGGAGTTCATGGACTCCGCGACCGTCGACGCCGTCTCCGCCTACCGCGACCTCGGCTTCCCGGACGACGTCGGCGCGGTCCTCATCGCCCAGTCCGACCGCGGTCCGGCGGCGCACGACGATCTCGACGCGTTCGCGAAGGTCGCCCGGGAGCACGGCGCGACCGAGGTGTTCGTCGCGACCGACCAGGCCGAGGCGGACCTGCTGATCGAAGCGCGCAGGCTCGTCGGCGACGCGGTCGGGGAGCTCGGCGATCAGCTGGTCGACGACGTGTGCGTGCCGAGGTCGCGGCTGGCCGAGCTGGTCGAGGGGATCGCCGCCATCGGGCACGAGCACGGCGTGCGCATCCCGTGCTGCGGCCACGCCGGCGACGGGAACATGCACCCGACGGTCGTGTTCGACGCCGCCGATCCGGACTCGGTGCGACGCGGCCAGGCGGCCTTCGACGCGATCATGCAGCTCGGCCTGCGCCTCGGCGGCACGATCACCGGCGAGCACGGCATCGGCACGCTCAAGCAGCCCTGGCTGGAGACCGAACTGGGCGAGGTCGGGCTGTCCGTGCACCAGGCGGTCAAACAGGCCTTCGATCCGCGCGGGATCCTCAACCCTGGAAAAGTGCTCCGCCGCCCGCCATGCTGA
- a CDS encoding M20 family metallopeptidase, with translation MTAAGSRAAAIEAVSGYFDSGQFLEQLRRRVAFPTESQNPAAEDVLRCYLADELAPALARFGCTTEIVANPAGRWPFLIATRHEDAALPTVLCYGHGDVVLGQPERWRPGLDPWHVVVEGERWYGRGTADNKGQHTINLAALEQVLLVRGKLGFNLKFLVETGEEAGSPGLRQVCALRPDELAADVFIASDGPRVAAGRPTLFLGSRGSTPFTLRLDLRDGAHHSGNWGGLLRNPATVLANALATIVDARGRILVPGLRPPDIPENVRKALRDIEIGGGPDDPAIDDGWGEPGLSPAERLVGWNTVEVLSLSAGNPDTPVNAIPGSAHAHCQLRSVVGTEVDSVGPVLCAHLDRHGFPMVTVEVGRTMRPTRTDPDNAWVRWAESSVAATTGAQPALLPNLGGSIPNDAFAEELGLCTLWLPHSYPACSQHAPDEHLLAPVAREALRMMAGLFWDLGESTPFARMSNSPAADPREA, from the coding sequence GTGACGGCGGCCGGGAGCCGGGCTGCCGCGATCGAGGCCGTCAGCGGCTACTTCGATTCCGGGCAGTTCCTCGAACAGCTGCGCCGCCGCGTCGCTTTTCCCACGGAGAGCCAGAATCCGGCCGCCGAGGACGTCCTGCGGTGCTACCTCGCCGACGAGCTCGCCCCGGCCTTGGCCCGGTTCGGTTGCACGACAGAGATCGTGGCGAACCCGGCGGGCCGCTGGCCGTTCCTGATCGCCACCCGGCACGAGGACGCCGCGTTGCCCACCGTGCTTTGCTACGGACACGGCGACGTCGTACTAGGGCAGCCGGAACGCTGGCGGCCCGGGCTGGACCCGTGGCACGTCGTCGTCGAAGGCGAGCGCTGGTACGGCCGCGGCACGGCGGACAACAAGGGCCAGCACACGATCAACCTCGCCGCGCTCGAACAGGTCCTGCTCGTGCGCGGAAAGCTGGGGTTCAACCTGAAGTTCCTCGTGGAGACCGGGGAAGAGGCGGGCTCGCCCGGCCTGCGGCAGGTGTGCGCACTGCGTCCGGACGAGCTCGCGGCGGACGTGTTCATCGCCTCGGACGGCCCGCGCGTGGCCGCCGGCCGGCCGACGTTGTTCCTCGGCTCCCGCGGGTCGACGCCGTTCACCCTGCGGCTCGACCTCCGGGACGGCGCGCACCACTCGGGGAACTGGGGCGGCCTGCTGCGCAACCCGGCGACCGTGCTCGCCAATGCGCTCGCCACGATCGTCGACGCGCGTGGCCGCATCCTGGTGCCGGGCCTCCGGCCGCCCGACATCCCGGAGAACGTGCGAAAAGCGTTGCGGGACATCGAAATCGGCGGCGGTCCGGACGATCCGGCGATCGACGACGGCTGGGGTGAACCCGGGCTGAGCCCGGCCGAACGGCTCGTCGGGTGGAACACCGTCGAGGTGCTGTCGCTGTCGGCGGGAAACCCGGACACGCCCGTCAACGCCATCCCCGGCTCGGCGCACGCGCACTGCCAGCTGCGTTCGGTCGTGGGGACCGAAGTGGACAGTGTGGGCCCGGTCCTGTGCGCACACCTCGACCGGCACGGGTTTCCGATGGTGACGGTCGAAGTCGGCCGCACCATGCGGCCGACCCGGACCGACCCGGACAACGCCTGGGTGCGCTGGGCGGAAAGCTCGGTGGCGGCCACGACCGGTGCGCAGCCGGCACTGCTGCCCAACCTCGGTGGCAGCATTCCCAACGACGCGTTCGCCGAAGAGCTGGGGCTGTGCACCCTCTGGCTTCCGCACTCCTACCCGGCGTGCTCGCAGCACGCGCCGGACGAGCATCTGCTGGCGCCGGTCGCGCGTGAAGCGCTTCGCATGATGGCGGGACTCTTCTGGGATTTGGGGGAATCAACCCCATTTGCCCGGATGTCGAATTCTCCTGCCGCTGATCCTCGCGAGGCGTAG